Proteins from a genomic interval of Ensifer canadensis:
- a CDS encoding ArsR/SmtB family transcription factor → MPPSERLDATFSALADPTRRAILARLALGEASVLELAEPFAMSQPAVSKHLKVLERAGLVSRSRDAQRRPCRIEIDPLTEAADWLEEYRKLWQANFARLDTLLEELKAEAASQASAALPTNFTTKEE, encoded by the coding sequence ATGCCCCCATCCGAACGCCTCGACGCTACCTTTTCCGCCCTTGCTGACCCGACACGGCGGGCGATCCTTGCCCGTCTGGCCCTGGGCGAAGCATCCGTCCTCGAACTTGCAGAGCCCTTCGCCATGAGCCAGCCGGCCGTGTCGAAGCACCTGAAGGTGCTGGAGCGCGCCGGGCTGGTTTCGCGCAGCCGCGATGCACAGCGCCGTCCCTGCCGCATCGAGATCGATCCGCTCACTGAGGCAGCCGACTGGCTGGAGGAATATCGCAAGCTTTGGCAAGCGAATTTTGCCCGCCTCGACACCCTGCTTGAGGAGCTGAAAGCCGAGGCTGCATCACAGGCGTCGGCCGCACTCCCCACCAATTTCACCACGAAGGAGGAATGA
- a CDS encoding SRPBCC family protein codes for MNAASNKLVVTAHGDREIRIVRSFDAPRRLVFDAFTKPALVKRWLTGPDGWSLPVCEIDLRPGGTFRYVWKSAEGVEMGMGGTYREIQAPDRIVHEELFDEDWTGGQTQVTTHFVEEGGRTTVTTAVIYSSTETRDAVLKSPMESGIAIGYDRLEGILASEPAK; via the coding sequence ATGAATGCTGCATCCAACAAACTTGTTGTCACGGCGCATGGCGACCGGGAAATCCGCATCGTCCGCAGCTTTGACGCGCCGCGCCGGCTGGTCTTCGACGCCTTCACCAAACCGGCGCTCGTCAAGCGCTGGCTGACCGGCCCGGACGGCTGGTCGCTGCCCGTTTGCGAGATTGATTTGAGACCTGGCGGGACCTTCCGTTACGTCTGGAAAAGCGCCGAAGGTGTCGAGATGGGCATGGGCGGAACCTATCGCGAGATCCAAGCGCCGGACCGGATCGTGCACGAGGAACTCTTTGACGAGGACTGGACCGGCGGCCAAACCCAAGTGACGACCCACTTCGTCGAGGAGGGTGGGCGCACCACGGTGACGACGGCTGTTATCTACTCTTCGACGGAGACCCGCGATGCCGTCCTCAAGTCGCCGATGGAGAGCGGCATTGCCATCGGCTATGACCGCCTCGAAGGAATCCTGGCCTCCGAACCGGCCAAATAG
- a CDS encoding DUF2165 family protein — translation MKIIRIAKTAAVAAIALFSTLVAFGNITDYATNFAFVQHVMMMDTIFPDAAIKYRAITSPVLHNLFYVVIIAAETLTALLCWLGAYRLATNLNGGAREFNRAKTVAIAGLTLGFLVWQVGFMSVGGEWFGMWMSKQWNGVPDAFRFFITILLVLIFVAQRDEETV, via the coding sequence ATGAAGATCATTCGGATTGCCAAAACCGCAGCCGTTGCTGCAATCGCCTTGTTTTCAACGCTCGTCGCCTTCGGCAACATCACCGACTACGCAACGAACTTCGCCTTCGTTCAGCATGTGATGATGATGGATACGATCTTTCCCGACGCGGCGATCAAATATCGCGCCATCACCAGTCCGGTGCTTCACAACCTGTTCTATGTCGTGATCATCGCGGCGGAAACGTTGACGGCGCTGCTTTGCTGGCTCGGTGCCTACAGGCTCGCCACTAACCTCAACGGTGGCGCCCGCGAATTCAACCGGGCGAAGACGGTGGCGATCGCCGGCCTGACGCTCGGCTTCCTCGTCTGGCAGGTCGGCTTCATGTCGGTCGGCGGTGAATGGTTCGGCATGTGGATGTCGAAACAATGGAACGGCGTTCCCGACGCCTTCCGCTTCTTCATCACCATCCTGCTGGTGCTGATCTTCGTGGCGCAGCGCGACGAAGAAACCGTGTGA